The Bradyrhizobium sp. CCGB01 genome segment ATCGGCGATCTCATCAAGTCGCTGAACGCGATGACGGTGAATCTGAATGCGACTGCGGCGCTGGCCAACCAGATCGCCCAGGGCGATCTCACGGTCGAGGCCAAGCCGCTGTCGGACAAGGATACGCTCGGCCTCGCGCTCGAGCGCATGGTCGAAAAGCTTCGGCAGATCGTGTCGGAAGCCCTGACCGCGGCGCAGAACGTCTCCGCCGGCAGCCAGGAGCTGTCCGCCAGCGCCGAGCAGCTGTCGCAGGGCGCGACCGAGCAGGCTTCGTCCGCGGAAGAAGCGTCTTCTTCAATGGAGGAGATGGCCTCGAACGTGAAGCAGAACGCGGACAACGCCAACCAGACCGAGAAGATCGCCGCGCAGTCGGCCAAGGACGCCGAGGCCAGCGGCGCCGCTGTGGGGCGTGCCGTCAACGCGATGCAGACCATCGCCGAGAAGATCACGATCGTGCAGGAGATCGCGCGCCAGACCGACCTGCTCGCGCTCAACGCCGCGGTCGAGGCAGCGCGCGCCGGCGAGCACGGCAAGGGCTTTGCGGTGGTCGCGTCCGAGGTGCGCAAGCTCGCCGAGCGCAGCCAGGCGGCCGCCGCCGAGATCGGTACGCTCTCGGCCGAGACCGTCAAGGTGGCGCAGGAAGCCGGCTCCATGCTCTCCAAGCTGGTCCCCGATATCAAGAGGACGGCAGAGCTTGTCGAGGAGATCACCGCGGCCTGCCGCGAGCAGGACGTCGGCTCGGCTCAGATCAACCAGGCGATCCAGCAGCTCGACAAGGTCGGTCAGCAGAATGCCAGCGCCTCCGAGCAGGTGTCCTCGACGTCCGAGGAGCTTGCCTCGCAGGCCGAGCAGCTTCAGTCGACCATCGCCTATTTCCGCATCGAGCAGGGCCGCGCCCAGGCGGCTGCGCCGATCGACCGGGCGGTCAATCAGCTCCGTGCCAAGGCAGCGACCATGGCGGCCACCGAGCGTCCGGCCAAGAAGCCGCAGGCCAAGCCGGCTCGCGCCGTGAAGGTGGCCGGTGGCGGCGGCTTCGCCTTCGACATGAACGACGGCGAGGACGATCGGGACGCCGAGTTCCAGCGCTAGATCCGTTTACGGAATCGGCCCGCCTTCGCCGGTGGGCCGACCCCTCTTCAGTCACCAGCGTAAACGCGTAGGATTCGAGATGGCCCGTTCGGCCCGACATTCAGTGCAGGCGGCGGCCATCCCGGATGGGGGCAGCCCGCGATGATGCCTGCCCTGCAGGATACGGCCGTCCATCTGTCGGACCGCCACTTCCGGACCATCGCCGAACTGATCGAGGGCCAGGTCGGCATCAAGCTGCCGCAGGGCAAGCGGCTGATGCTGGAGGGGCGGCTGCACAAGCGCGTGCGCGCGCTGAACTTCTCCGACCTCAACGAATATGTCGACAACCTGTTCGATGCGGATCATTTCGACACCGAGCTGACCCACCTCATCGACGTGGTGACGACAAACAAGACCGACTTTTTCCGCGAGCCCCAGCACTTCACCTTCATGCGAGAGGTCGCAATCCCGTCCCTGCTCAAGTCGCACGGGCGCAGGAACGCGAACCTCAAGATCTGGAGCTCGGCGAGCTCCACCGGCATGGAAGCCTACACCACCGCCATGGTGCTGGATGACATGACGCGGAGCGGATCACGGTTTCAGTACCGCATCCTCGGGACTGACATTTCGACCGCGGTGCTGCGCCTCGCCAAGAGCGCGATCTACACCCGTGACGTGCTCGCACCGGTGCCGGAACCTTTCCTGAAACGATATTTTCTGACGTCGCGCGACAAGATGCGCGGCGAGGTGCGGGTGGTGCCGGAGTTGCGCCGCATGACGCATTTCATGCGGATGAACCTGATGGATTCATCCTATCCCGTCGATCGCGACGTCGACATCATCTTCTGCCGCAACGTCCTGATCTATTTCGAACGTGAGACGCAGCGCAAGGTGGTCGAGCATTTGTGCAACCATTTGCGGCCGGGCGGCTATCTGCTGGTCGGACATTCGGAATCGATGATTCACAGTGCAGTGCCGGGTTTGAAGCAAGTTCAGCCAACCATTTTCCAGGTCTAGCCGGAGCGCGACTAAAATGCCGAGGGAGAAAGTTCGCGTACTGATCGTGGACGATTCGGCGTCGGTTCGCCAAATCCTGCAAACGATCCTCAATGACGATCCCGACATCGAGGTGATGGGGACGGCCTCCGATCCGTTCGCAGCGGCGCGGCGTCTCCAGAACGAAATCCCGGATGTCATGATCCTCGACCTGGAAATGCCGCGGATGGACGGCATGACGTTCCTGCGCAAGATCATGGCGCAGCGTCCGATCCCGGTGATCATCTGCTCCTCGCTCACCGAAGAGGGTTCGAACGTGATGTTCGAGGCGTTCGAGGCGGGCGCGGTCGACATCGTGCCGAAGCCGAAGATCGACACGCGGCAGGCGCTGCTCGAATGCTCGACGCGGCTGCGCGAGGCCGTGAAATCGGCGGCGCGTGCGCGGGTGCGCCCGCGGGCGGAGCGCCGTACGATCGAGAGGAAGCTGACCGCCGACGCGATCATTCCGCCGCCGGTGCAGGGCAGGGTCCGGCCGACGACTGAACGCATCGTGTGCATCGGCGCATCGACCGGCGGGACCGAAGCGCTCAACGACGTCCTCGAGATGCTGCCGCCGCACTGTCCGCCCATCGTCATCGTCCAGCACATGCC includes the following:
- a CDS encoding protein-glutamate O-methyltransferase CheR, which gives rise to MMPALQDTAVHLSDRHFRTIAELIEGQVGIKLPQGKRLMLEGRLHKRVRALNFSDLNEYVDNLFDADHFDTELTHLIDVVTTNKTDFFREPQHFTFMREVAIPSLLKSHGRRNANLKIWSSASSTGMEAYTTAMVLDDMTRSGSRFQYRILGTDISTAVLRLAKSAIYTRDVLAPVPEPFLKRYFLTSRDKMRGEVRVVPELRRMTHFMRMNLMDSSYPVDRDVDIIFCRNVLIYFERETQRKVVEHLCNHLRPGGYLLVGHSESMIHSAVPGLKQVQPTIFQV
- a CDS encoding methyl-accepting chemotaxis protein, which gives rise to MRFTVKAKLASAFGVVILLSMIAGAVGYMKLADMVGTTELLVSRAGRMEKAAELKEGILFLVRAEKNSILAASDAEHDQFRADLIKNRDAVAKSKDEIYAAASESGKKLMESFNVAFAKLNAYQDETVQLARTDKPKALDRSMHDGRKVVADAIEAADGYIKNVKKNMAEQAEQAKQDGARAELILLSLVIASLLIAAVAATWIALNISRALAQAVGLADAVAIGDLSHKIESSSNDEIGDLIKSLNAMTVNLNATAALANQIAQGDLTVEAKPLSDKDTLGLALERMVEKLRQIVSEALTAAQNVSAGSQELSASAEQLSQGATEQASSAEEASSSMEEMASNVKQNADNANQTEKIAAQSAKDAEASGAAVGRAVNAMQTIAEKITIVQEIARQTDLLALNAAVEAARAGEHGKGFAVVASEVRKLAERSQAAAAEIGTLSAETVKVAQEAGSMLSKLVPDIKRTAELVEEITAACREQDVGSAQINQAIQQLDKVGQQNASASEQVSSTSEELASQAEQLQSTIAYFRIEQGRAQAAAPIDRAVNQLRAKAATMAATERPAKKPQAKPARAVKVAGGGGFAFDMNDGEDDRDAEFQR
- a CDS encoding chemotaxis response regulator protein-glutamate methylesterase, producing MPREKVRVLIVDDSASVRQILQTILNDDPDIEVMGTASDPFAAARRLQNEIPDVMILDLEMPRMDGMTFLRKIMAQRPIPVIICSSLTEEGSNVMFEAFEAGAVDIVPKPKIDTRQALLECSTRLREAVKSAARARVRPRAERRTIERKLTADAIIPPPVQGRVRPTTERIVCIGASTGGTEALNDVLEMLPPHCPPIVIVQHMPAGFTAAFARRLDSICQIKVKEAEDGEPVLPGCAYIAPGARHMLLQRIGLRYQIAIKDGPPVSRHRPSVDVLFRSAAQHAGANALGVIMTGMGDDGARGMLEMRKLGASTRAQDEESCVVFGMPKEAIAHGGVEKVVSLHHIPREIMLWYQAGHVAVAG